In the Gasterosteus aculeatus chromosome X, fGasAcu3.hap1.1, whole genome shotgun sequence genome, one interval contains:
- the pik3c2a gene encoding phosphatidylinositol 4-phosphate 3-kinase C2 domain-containing subunit alpha isoform X4 yields MAQISSGNGFKVVVPQPKGVVGKEEALRMEEEALAKLQKGKRPTLSASAPVPSSAASLSSSTLSKSTSSAPQPLPATNRPEKDLIVFPETRKQAEQVKFRDIDVDKLTNEELEKLLLDENFGVNSKVSRPSSLLGFNLSASYPGGHPGSSSTFHSGQWTPVLSTPANSSLSTPTHQPSPFPSAPFPKPGAFPNGFAPAMPAYMALTGTQSSFMTFSPIQPAAAMAFPQPAVDPEMAKLFDKIASTSEYLKNGKPGGTDVDSSQAGPSSLAPNPPPQPPAVAESSTVGRFDWLDLDPLTKHKAENEEAPPASGPAAPSVPGVAGDPWDAVLETEGNSSSGGGGSSPPEEVKAPPTGRSQLRRASTGAAVTRSHSLNVPGTSSQHKANQQDKGKGLVKNAALEEQDAQSLEVVAFCEDVAALRSRFPHGDMSTNPGFVLSPVITQRDGGGDNSCSVKVSIEISESQQPVTFTCDVSSPVELLISQTLCWVHNDLDQVDFSSYLLKVCGQEEVLQNKHSLGSHEYVQNCRKWENEITLQLLSHSTMRRDLARTAEDDNSLVDLEKHLGQVERPFKENVTRQGLADYLEGYHNQVNICLQNELHQPALHVQKTLYKTADRVVQTLKNLCCGLDEVETQAITEAVKRLRHSVNLPRTHSPKMGSTSAGQSPNGHSSPLEESMALLTQAVYDLAKLYLRSFCAPSASFSSPSLPRPADGEGVVGQSSKEASGTTEHLQFTLFALHGIPANWVSSYEKYFLMCSLTHNGKNLFKPVQSKRVGTYKSFFYHIKWDELINFPIAVAVLPLESILSLTLFGVLYQNASGSPDSNKQRKAPELLGKVSMPLFDFRRVLAKGSRLLCLWTSAQGAAGSAGGRSKVPTEKIVLQVDFPNSALDVLYVGPKEEPRLDLDALEELDPDLQRDLEKICSRASNFGLKRADHQLLWDHRLHCRKHHPSSLPKVLASVPSWDWASMAHIHSLLHHWPPLPPVTALELLESKFADTEVRNVAVSWIEKSSDDELTDYLPQLVQALKFECHLKNGLVMFLLSRAQGNINIAHYLYWLLKDAVQDPAWGRRYERVLGALLCLCGVKLRAELEKQTNLVTLLGAVAERVRQAGGSTRQVALQEGLENVQNFFQRNSCRLPLSPSLVAKELNIKACSFFNSNAVPLKLALVNADPLGEEINVMFKVGEDLRQDMLALQMIRIMDRIWLQEGLDLRIVNFKCISTGKDKGMVELVPSSDTLRKIQVEYGVTGSFKDKPLAEWLRKYNPAEDEYEKASENFIYSCAGCCVATYVLGICDRHNDNIMLRSTGHMFHIDFGKFLGHAQMFGSFKRDRAPFVLTSDMAYVINGGERPTSRFQLFVDLCCQAYNLIRKHSGLFLNLLTLMTSSGLPELAGSQDLKYVFDALQPHNTDAEATIFFTRLIESSLGSVATKFNFFIHNLAQLRFSGLPANDEPILSFSPKTYTLKQEGRILHASIFSFQKRYNPDKHYTYVVRLLRDGQNEPQFVFRTFDEFQELHNKLSILFPLWKLPSFCNKMVLGRTHIKEVAAKRKLELNNYVHNLMRSSTEVTQCDLVYTFFHPIARDEKTEGLEAKAPEPPLSPTSGRVEGEVKLSVSYRNSNLFIMVMHIRDLVSEEGTDPNPYVKTYLLPDPHKTSKRKTKISRKTRNPTFNEMLVYSGYSKETLGLRELQLSVLSAESLRENYFLGGITLRLKDFDLSKETVKWYKLTAVPYF; encoded by the exons ATGGCCCAGATATCAAGTGGTAATGGGTTCAAGGTGGTTGTCCCCCAGCCAAAGGGGGTTGTGGGTAAAGAGGAAGCCCTCCGCATGGAGGAAGAGGCTTTAGCAAAGTTGCAAAAGGGAAAGAGACCCACTCTTTCAGCTTCAGCGCCCGTCCCTTCCTCCGCCGCCTCACTATCTTCGTCGACGCTTTCTAAATCCACCAGTTCTGCTCCTCAGCCTCTGCCCGCTACCAATAGACCCGAGAAGGACCTCATCGTCTTCCCGGAGACCCGGAAGCAGGCGGAGCAGGTCAAGTTCAGGGATATCGATGTCGACAAGCTGACCAATGAGGAACTTGAAAAGCTCCTACTGGATGAGAACTTTGGGGTCAACAGCAAAGTGTCGCGCCCGTCGTCCCTGCTGGGGTTCAACCTCAGCGCCTCCTACCCCGGGGGCCACCCCGGTAGCTCCTCTACTTTCCACAGCGGCCAGTGGACACCTGTTCTGTCCACCCCGGCTAACTCCAGCCTGTCCACTCCCACCCATCAGCCTTCGCCGTTCCCCTCCGCTCCGTTCCCCAAGCCAGGCGCGTTTCCGAACGGCTTCGCTCCGGCCATGCCGGCCTACATGGCGCTGACGGGAACGCAGTCGTCCTTCATGACCTTCTCTCCCATCCAGCCCGCTGCTGCCATGGCGTTCCCGCAGCCAGCAGTGGACCCGGAGATGGCCAAGCTGTTCGACAAGATTGCCAGCACCTCGGAATACTTGAAGAATGGCAAACCGGGCGGCACCGACGTGGACTCCTCTCAGGCGGGCCCGTCTTCCCTGGCGCCCAACCCACCTCCCCAGCCGCCGGCTGTGGCGGAATCCTCGACCGTCGGCCGCTTCGACTGGCTGGACCTGGACCCGCTCACAAAGCACAAAGCTGAGAACGAGGAGGCGCCGCCGGCGTCTGGGCCCGCCGCGCCGTCGGTACCGGGGGTGGCGGGGGATCCTTGGGATGCGGTGCTGGAGACGGAAGggaacagcagcagcggcggcggcggcagcagcccTCCTGAAGAGGTCAAAGCGCCACCAACGGGTCGCTCACAGCTCAGGAGAGCGTCAACGGGAGCCGCTGTCACCAGGAGTCACTCGCTCAACGTCCCGGGGACTTCATCCCAGCACAAGGCGAACCAGCAG GACAAGGGAAAAGGTTTGGTGAAGAATGCCGCCCTGGAAGAACAGGATGCTCAAAGCCTCGAGGTTGTCGCCTTCTGTGAAGACGTAGCAGC TCTGCGTTCCAGATTCCCTCATGGGGACATGTCCACCAACCCCGGCTTCGTCCTGAGCCCAGTCATCAcccagagagacggagggggggaCAATAGCTGCTCTGTCAAGGTTTCCATTGAAATCTCAGAATCTCAGCAGCCGGTAACCTTCACCTGTGACG TGAGTTCTCCAGTGGAGTTGTTGATCAGTCAGACTCTGTGCTGGGTCCATAATGACCTGGACCAGGTGGACTTCTCCAGCTACCTGCTCAAAGTCTGTGGccaggaggaggtgctgcagaA TAAACACAGCCTCGGCAGCCATGAGTACGTCCAGAACTGCAGGAAGTGGGAGAATGAGATCACGTtgcagctcctctctcactccaCCATGAGAAGAGACTTGGCCCGCACT GCGGAAGATGACAACTCTCTGGTAGATTTAGAGAAGCACCTCGGCCAGGTGGAGAGGCCGTTCAAGGAGAACGTCACCAG ACAAGGCCTTGCTGATTATTTAGAAGGCTACCACAATCAAGTCAACATCTGCCTTCAAAATGAG CTGCACCAACCTGCTCTCCATGTTCAGAAGACCCTTTACAAGACCGCCGACCGGGTGGTCCAAACTTTGAAGAACCTCTGCTGCGGCCTGGATGAGGTGGAGACCCAAGCCATCACTGAGGCAGTGAAAAGGCTGCGACACTCCGTCAACTTACCCAGGACTCACTCACCCAAG ATGGGGTCCACATCTGCTGGTCAATCACCAAATG GTCACAGCAGTCCTCTGGAGGAGAGCATGGCCCTACTGACACAGGCCGTCTACGACCTGGCCAAGCTCTACCTGCGTTCCTTCTGCGCCCCCTCGGCCTCCTTCAGCTCCCCTTCGTTGCCCCGGCCTGCAGACGGGGAAGGCGTGGTGGGTCAGAGCAGCAAAGAGGCTTCTGGCACCACAGAACACCTCCAGTTCACTCTGTTCGCATTGCACGGCATCCCGGCCAACTGGGTCAGCAG tTATGAAAAGTACTTCCTGATGTGTTCGCTCACCCACAATGGCAAGAACCTGTTTAAACCGGTCCAGTCCAAGAGAGTGGGCACATACAAAAGCTTCTTCTACCACATCAAATGGGATGAACT GATCAACTTCCCGATAGCAGTAGCTGTCCTCCCACTGGAGTCCATACTGAGCCTGACTCTGTTTGGGGTTCTGTACCAGAATGCCAGCGGCTCCCCGGACTCCAACAAGCAGAGAAAAGCGCCGGAGCTGCTGGGCAAAGTCTCGATGCCGCTCTTTGACTTCAGACG GGTGCTCGCCAAGGGCAGCAGGTTGTTGTGTCTGTGGACATCCGCCCAGGGAGCCGCCGGCTCTGCAGGCGGCCGCAGTAAGGTGCCCACAGAGAAAATAGTGCTGCAG GTGGACTTCCCCAACTCGGCGCTGGACGTGTTGTATGTGGGACCAAAGGAAGAACCCAGACTTGACCTCGACGCACTGGAGGAACTGGACCCCGATCTGCAACGCGATCTGGAGAAAATCTGCAGCCGTGCTTCCAATTTTGG GTTGAAGAGGGCAGACCACCAGCTCCTATGGGACCATCGGCTCCACTGTCGGAAGCACCACCCCAGCAGCCTCCCTAAGGTGCTGGCCAGCGTGCCCAGCTGGGACTGGGCCAGCATGGCTCACATTCACTCCCTGCTGCACCACTGGCCCCCGCTGCCCCCCGTCACTGCGCTGGAGCTGCTCGAGTCAAA GTTTGCAGACACAGAAGTAAGAAATGTGGCCGTTAGTTGGATTGAGAAGAGCAGTGACGATGAGCTGACTGACTACCTGCCACAGCTTGTTCAG GCGTTAAAGTTTGAGTGTCATCTTAAGAATGGCCTCGTCATGTTCCTGCTGTCCAGGGCGCAAGGCAACATCAATATCGCCCACTACCTCTACTG GCTGCTGAAGGACGCGGTGCAGGATCCCGCCTGGGGTCGGCGCTACGAGCGGGTGCTGGGTGccctgctgtgtctgtgtggagtcaAGCTCAGGGCCGAGCTGGAGAAGCAAACCAACCTGGTCACCCTGCTGGGAGCCGTGGCTGAGCGGGTTCGACAGGCCGGGGGTTCTACgcgacag gtggcgctgcaggagGGCCTTGAAAACGTTCAGAACTTTTTCCAGAGGAACAGCTGCCGGCTGCCCCTCAGCCCCAGTCTGGTGGCTAAGGAGCTAAACAttaag gCCTGCTCCTTCTTCAACTCCAACGCAGTTCCCCTCAAGCTGGCCCTGGTGAACGCCGACCCCCTGGGAGAAGAGATCAATGTCATGTTCAAG GTTGGTGAGGACTTGAGGCAAGACATGTTGGCTCTTCAGATGATCCGCATCATGGACCGCATCTGGCTCCAAGAGGGGTTGGACCTCCGCATTGTGAACTTCAAATGCATCTCCACCGGCAAAGACAAAG GCATGGTGGAGCTGGTGCcgtcctctgacacactgagaAAGATCCAGGTGGAGTATGGCGTCACTGGATCCTTCAAGGACAAACCGCTGGCTGAGTGGCTCCGCAAGTACAACCCCGCCGAGGATGAGTATGAgaag GCATCAGAGAACTTCATCTACTCGTGTGCGGGCTGCTGCGTGGCCACCTACGTGCTGGGCATCTGCGACCGACACAATGACAACATCATGCTGCGCTCCACCGGACACATGTTCCACATCGACTTTGGCAAGTTCCTGGGCCACGCCCAGATGTTTGGCAGCTTCAAAAG GGACCGCGCTCCGTTCGTTCTCACCTCCGACATGGCGTACGTCATCAACGGAGGGGAGCGTCCCACCAGTCGCTTCCAGCTGTTTGTAGACTTGTGCTGCCAAGCCTACAACCTCATCCGCAAGCACTCTGGGCTGTTCCTCAACCTGTTGACGCTG ATGACGTCCTCAGGCCTCCCCGAGCTGGCCGGCTCTCAGGATCTGAAGTACGTGTTTGATGCCTTGCAGCCTCACAACACGGATGCTGAGGCAACGATCTTCTTCACCAG GCTGATAGAGTCCAGTCTCGGCAGCGTGGCCACCAAGTTCAACTTCTTCATCCACAATCTCGCCCAGCTACGATTCTCTGGTTTGCCGGCCAACGACGAGCCCATTCTGTCCTTCTCCCCCAAGACGTACACTCTGAAGCAGGAGGGCCGCATCCTCCACGCCTCTATCTTCTCCTTCCAGAAGAGATACAACCCCGACAAGCACTAC ACGTACGTGGTGAGGCTCCTGAGGGACGGTCAGAATGAGCCCCAGTTTGTCTTCCGCACTTTTGATGAGTTTCAGGAGCTCCACAACAAACTCAGCATCCTCTTCCCGCTCTGGAAGCTGCCGAG TTTCTGCAACAAGATGGTGCTCGGTCGCACCCACATCAAAGAAGTGGCAGCCAAGAGGAAGCTGGAGCTCAACAACTACGTCCACAACCTGATGAGGAGCTCCACGGAGGTCACCCAG TGTGACCTGGTGTACACCTTCTTTCATCCGATTGCACGGGATGAAAAGACGGAAGGTTTAGAAGCCAAAGCACCAG AACCTCCGCTGAGTCCCACTTCTGGACGGGTAGAAGGAGAAGTCAAGCTCTCGGTCTCCTACAGGAACAGCAATCTCTTCATAATGGTCATGCACATCAGGGATCTG GTTTCCGAAGAAGGAACGGATCCCAATCCATATGTGAAAACCTACCTGCTTCCAGATCCACACAAGACTTCCAAACGCAAGACTAAGATCTCAAGGAAAACCAGGAACCCTACTTTCAATGAGATG CTGGTGTACAGTGGCTACAGCAAGGAGACCCTGGGTCTGCGGGAGCTCCAGCTGAGCGTGCTCAGTGCCGAGTCGCTGCGTGAGAACTACTTCCTGGGCGGCATCACGCTCAGACTCAAAGACTTTGACCTCAGCAAGGAGACGGTCAAGTGGTACAAACTGACGGCCGTGCCCTATTTCTAA
- the pik3c2a gene encoding phosphatidylinositol 4-phosphate 3-kinase C2 domain-containing subunit alpha isoform X2, with protein MAQISSGNGFKVVVPQPKGVVGKEEALRMEEEALAKLQKGKRPTLSASAPVPSSAASLSSSTLSKSTSSAPQPLPATNRPEKDLIVFPETRKQAEQVKFRDIDVDKLTNEELEKLLLDENFGVNSKVSRPSSLLGFNLSASYPGGHPGSSSTFHSGQWTPVLSTPANSSLSTPTHQPSPFPSAPFPKPGAFPNGFAPAMPAYMALTGTQSSFMTFSPIQPAAAMAFPQPAVDPEMAKLFDKIASTSEYLKNGKPGGTDVDSSQAGPSSLAPNPPPQPPAVAESSTVGRFDWLDLDPLTKHKAENEEAPPASGPAAPSVPGVAGDPWDAVLETEGNSSSGGGGSSPPEEVKAPPTGRSQLRRASTGAAVTRSHSLNVPGTSSQHKANQQDKGKGLVKNAALEEQDAQSLEVVAFCEDVAALRSRFPHGDMSTNPGFVLSPVITQRDGGGDNSCSVKVSIEISESQQPVTFTCDVSSPVELLISQTLCWVHNDLDQVDFSSYLLKVCGQEEVLQNKHSLGSHEYVQNCRKWENEITLQLLSHSTMRRDLARTAEDDNSLVDLEKHLGQVERPFKENVTRQGLADYLEGYHNQVNICLQNEKTLYKTADRVVQTLKNLCCGLDEVETQAITEAVKRLRHSVNLPRTHSPKMGSTSAGQSPNGHSSPLEESMALLTQAVYDLAKLYLRSFCAPSASFSSPSLPRPADGEGVVGQSSKEASGTTEHLQFTLFALHGIPANWVSSYEKYFLMCSLTHNGKNLFKPVQSKRVGTYKSFFYHIKWDELINFPIAVAVLPLESILSLTLFGVLYQNASGSPDSNKQRKAPELLGKVSMPLFDFRRVLAKGSRLLCLWTSAQGAAGSAGGRSKVPTEKIVLQVDFPNSALDVLYVGPKEEPRLDLDALEELDPDLQRDLEKICSRASNFGCSGPGSVLPLPPAGRSSSSLPTSMRTSRHAVLSQWALTACCLFGSHSSPQTFEAAVSLPRCVCVCVPSIGCCLMDNIFYHVSSPSVCFGSVSRLKRADHQLLWDHRLHCRKHHPSSLPKVLASVPSWDWASMAHIHSLLHHWPPLPPVTALELLESKFADTEVRNVAVSWIEKSSDDELTDYLPQLVQALKFECHLKNGLVMFLLSRAQGNINIAHYLYWLLKDAVQDPAWGRRYERVLGALLCLCGVKLRAELEKQTNLVTLLGAVAERVRQAGGSTRQVALQEGLENVQNFFQRNSCRLPLSPSLVAKELNIKACSFFNSNAVPLKLALVNADPLGEEINVMFKVGEDLRQDMLALQMIRIMDRIWLQEGLDLRIVNFKCISTGKDKGMVELVPSSDTLRKIQVEYGVTGSFKDKPLAEWLRKYNPAEDEYEKASENFIYSCAGCCVATYVLGICDRHNDNIMLRSTGHMFHIDFGKFLGHAQMFGSFKRDRAPFVLTSDMAYVINGGERPTSRFQLFVDLCCQAYNLIRKHSGLFLNLLTLMTSSGLPELAGSQDLKYVFDALQPHNTDAEATIFFTRLIESSLGSVATKFNFFIHNLAQLRFSGLPANDEPILSFSPKTYTLKQEGRILHASIFSFQKRYNPDKHYTYVVRLLRDGQNEPQFVFRTFDEFQELHNKLSILFPLWKLPSFCNKMVLGRTHIKEVAAKRKLELNNYVHNLMRSSTEVTQCDLVYTFFHPIARDEKTEGLEAKAPEPPLSPTSGRVEGEVKLSVSYRNSNLFIMVMHIRDLVSEEGTDPNPYVKTYLLPDPHKTSKRKTKISRKTRNPTFNEMLVYSGYSKETLGLRELQLSVLSAESLRENYFLGGITLRLKDFDLSKETVKWYKLTAVPYF; from the exons ATGGCCCAGATATCAAGTGGTAATGGGTTCAAGGTGGTTGTCCCCCAGCCAAAGGGGGTTGTGGGTAAAGAGGAAGCCCTCCGCATGGAGGAAGAGGCTTTAGCAAAGTTGCAAAAGGGAAAGAGACCCACTCTTTCAGCTTCAGCGCCCGTCCCTTCCTCCGCCGCCTCACTATCTTCGTCGACGCTTTCTAAATCCACCAGTTCTGCTCCTCAGCCTCTGCCCGCTACCAATAGACCCGAGAAGGACCTCATCGTCTTCCCGGAGACCCGGAAGCAGGCGGAGCAGGTCAAGTTCAGGGATATCGATGTCGACAAGCTGACCAATGAGGAACTTGAAAAGCTCCTACTGGATGAGAACTTTGGGGTCAACAGCAAAGTGTCGCGCCCGTCGTCCCTGCTGGGGTTCAACCTCAGCGCCTCCTACCCCGGGGGCCACCCCGGTAGCTCCTCTACTTTCCACAGCGGCCAGTGGACACCTGTTCTGTCCACCCCGGCTAACTCCAGCCTGTCCACTCCCACCCATCAGCCTTCGCCGTTCCCCTCCGCTCCGTTCCCCAAGCCAGGCGCGTTTCCGAACGGCTTCGCTCCGGCCATGCCGGCCTACATGGCGCTGACGGGAACGCAGTCGTCCTTCATGACCTTCTCTCCCATCCAGCCCGCTGCTGCCATGGCGTTCCCGCAGCCAGCAGTGGACCCGGAGATGGCCAAGCTGTTCGACAAGATTGCCAGCACCTCGGAATACTTGAAGAATGGCAAACCGGGCGGCACCGACGTGGACTCCTCTCAGGCGGGCCCGTCTTCCCTGGCGCCCAACCCACCTCCCCAGCCGCCGGCTGTGGCGGAATCCTCGACCGTCGGCCGCTTCGACTGGCTGGACCTGGACCCGCTCACAAAGCACAAAGCTGAGAACGAGGAGGCGCCGCCGGCGTCTGGGCCCGCCGCGCCGTCGGTACCGGGGGTGGCGGGGGATCCTTGGGATGCGGTGCTGGAGACGGAAGggaacagcagcagcggcggcggcggcagcagcccTCCTGAAGAGGTCAAAGCGCCACCAACGGGTCGCTCACAGCTCAGGAGAGCGTCAACGGGAGCCGCTGTCACCAGGAGTCACTCGCTCAACGTCCCGGGGACTTCATCCCAGCACAAGGCGAACCAGCAG GACAAGGGAAAAGGTTTGGTGAAGAATGCCGCCCTGGAAGAACAGGATGCTCAAAGCCTCGAGGTTGTCGCCTTCTGTGAAGACGTAGCAGC TCTGCGTTCCAGATTCCCTCATGGGGACATGTCCACCAACCCCGGCTTCGTCCTGAGCCCAGTCATCAcccagagagacggagggggggaCAATAGCTGCTCTGTCAAGGTTTCCATTGAAATCTCAGAATCTCAGCAGCCGGTAACCTTCACCTGTGACG TGAGTTCTCCAGTGGAGTTGTTGATCAGTCAGACTCTGTGCTGGGTCCATAATGACCTGGACCAGGTGGACTTCTCCAGCTACCTGCTCAAAGTCTGTGGccaggaggaggtgctgcagaA TAAACACAGCCTCGGCAGCCATGAGTACGTCCAGAACTGCAGGAAGTGGGAGAATGAGATCACGTtgcagctcctctctcactccaCCATGAGAAGAGACTTGGCCCGCACT GCGGAAGATGACAACTCTCTGGTAGATTTAGAGAAGCACCTCGGCCAGGTGGAGAGGCCGTTCAAGGAGAACGTCACCAG ACAAGGCCTTGCTGATTATTTAGAAGGCTACCACAATCAAGTCAACATCTGCCTTCAAAATGAG AAGACCCTTTACAAGACCGCCGACCGGGTGGTCCAAACTTTGAAGAACCTCTGCTGCGGCCTGGATGAGGTGGAGACCCAAGCCATCACTGAGGCAGTGAAAAGGCTGCGACACTCCGTCAACTTACCCAGGACTCACTCACCCAAG ATGGGGTCCACATCTGCTGGTCAATCACCAAATG GTCACAGCAGTCCTCTGGAGGAGAGCATGGCCCTACTGACACAGGCCGTCTACGACCTGGCCAAGCTCTACCTGCGTTCCTTCTGCGCCCCCTCGGCCTCCTTCAGCTCCCCTTCGTTGCCCCGGCCTGCAGACGGGGAAGGCGTGGTGGGTCAGAGCAGCAAAGAGGCTTCTGGCACCACAGAACACCTCCAGTTCACTCTGTTCGCATTGCACGGCATCCCGGCCAACTGGGTCAGCAG tTATGAAAAGTACTTCCTGATGTGTTCGCTCACCCACAATGGCAAGAACCTGTTTAAACCGGTCCAGTCCAAGAGAGTGGGCACATACAAAAGCTTCTTCTACCACATCAAATGGGATGAACT GATCAACTTCCCGATAGCAGTAGCTGTCCTCCCACTGGAGTCCATACTGAGCCTGACTCTGTTTGGGGTTCTGTACCAGAATGCCAGCGGCTCCCCGGACTCCAACAAGCAGAGAAAAGCGCCGGAGCTGCTGGGCAAAGTCTCGATGCCGCTCTTTGACTTCAGACG GGTGCTCGCCAAGGGCAGCAGGTTGTTGTGTCTGTGGACATCCGCCCAGGGAGCCGCCGGCTCTGCAGGCGGCCGCAGTAAGGTGCCCACAGAGAAAATAGTGCTGCAG GTGGACTTCCCCAACTCGGCGCTGGACGTGTTGTATGTGGGACCAAAGGAAGAACCCAGACTTGACCTCGACGCACTGGAGGAACTGGACCCCGATCTGCAACGCGATCTGGAGAAAATCTGCAGCCGTGCTTCCAATTTTGG ctgctccggGCCCGGCTCGGTTCTCCCGCTGCCGCCCGCCGGCCGGAGCTCTTCCAGCTTGCCAACATCCATGAGAACCAGCCGGCACGCAGTGCTCTCTCAGTGGGCTCTCACTGCCTGCTGCCTGTTTGGCTCCCATTCATCTCCCCAGACTTTTGAGGCTGCAGTCTCACTgcctcgttgtgtgtgtgtgtgtgttccatcaATCGGTTGTTGTTTGATGGATAACATCTTTTATCATGTATCTTCCCCCTCCGTCTGTTTTGGTTCCGTCTCCAGGTTGAAGAGGGCAGACCACCAGCTCCTATGGGACCATCGGCTCCACTGTCGGAAGCACCACCCCAGCAGCCTCCCTAAGGTGCTGGCCAGCGTGCCCAGCTGGGACTGGGCCAGCATGGCTCACATTCACTCCCTGCTGCACCACTGGCCCCCGCTGCCCCCCGTCACTGCGCTGGAGCTGCTCGAGTCAAA GTTTGCAGACACAGAAGTAAGAAATGTGGCCGTTAGTTGGATTGAGAAGAGCAGTGACGATGAGCTGACTGACTACCTGCCACAGCTTGTTCAG GCGTTAAAGTTTGAGTGTCATCTTAAGAATGGCCTCGTCATGTTCCTGCTGTCCAGGGCGCAAGGCAACATCAATATCGCCCACTACCTCTACTG GCTGCTGAAGGACGCGGTGCAGGATCCCGCCTGGGGTCGGCGCTACGAGCGGGTGCTGGGTGccctgctgtgtctgtgtggagtcaAGCTCAGGGCCGAGCTGGAGAAGCAAACCAACCTGGTCACCCTGCTGGGAGCCGTGGCTGAGCGGGTTCGACAGGCCGGGGGTTCTACgcgacag gtggcgctgcaggagGGCCTTGAAAACGTTCAGAACTTTTTCCAGAGGAACAGCTGCCGGCTGCCCCTCAGCCCCAGTCTGGTGGCTAAGGAGCTAAACAttaag gCCTGCTCCTTCTTCAACTCCAACGCAGTTCCCCTCAAGCTGGCCCTGGTGAACGCCGACCCCCTGGGAGAAGAGATCAATGTCATGTTCAAG GTTGGTGAGGACTTGAGGCAAGACATGTTGGCTCTTCAGATGATCCGCATCATGGACCGCATCTGGCTCCAAGAGGGGTTGGACCTCCGCATTGTGAACTTCAAATGCATCTCCACCGGCAAAGACAAAG GCATGGTGGAGCTGGTGCcgtcctctgacacactgagaAAGATCCAGGTGGAGTATGGCGTCACTGGATCCTTCAAGGACAAACCGCTGGCTGAGTGGCTCCGCAAGTACAACCCCGCCGAGGATGAGTATGAgaag GCATCAGAGAACTTCATCTACTCGTGTGCGGGCTGCTGCGTGGCCACCTACGTGCTGGGCATCTGCGACCGACACAATGACAACATCATGCTGCGCTCCACCGGACACATGTTCCACATCGACTTTGGCAAGTTCCTGGGCCACGCCCAGATGTTTGGCAGCTTCAAAAG GGACCGCGCTCCGTTCGTTCTCACCTCCGACATGGCGTACGTCATCAACGGAGGGGAGCGTCCCACCAGTCGCTTCCAGCTGTTTGTAGACTTGTGCTGCCAAGCCTACAACCTCATCCGCAAGCACTCTGGGCTGTTCCTCAACCTGTTGACGCTG ATGACGTCCTCAGGCCTCCCCGAGCTGGCCGGCTCTCAGGATCTGAAGTACGTGTTTGATGCCTTGCAGCCTCACAACACGGATGCTGAGGCAACGATCTTCTTCACCAG GCTGATAGAGTCCAGTCTCGGCAGCGTGGCCACCAAGTTCAACTTCTTCATCCACAATCTCGCCCAGCTACGATTCTCTGGTTTGCCGGCCAACGACGAGCCCATTCTGTCCTTCTCCCCCAAGACGTACACTCTGAAGCAGGAGGGCCGCATCCTCCACGCCTCTATCTTCTCCTTCCAGAAGAGATACAACCCCGACAAGCACTAC ACGTACGTGGTGAGGCTCCTGAGGGACGGTCAGAATGAGCCCCAGTTTGTCTTCCGCACTTTTGATGAGTTTCAGGAGCTCCACAACAAACTCAGCATCCTCTTCCCGCTCTGGAAGCTGCCGAG TTTCTGCAACAAGATGGTGCTCGGTCGCACCCACATCAAAGAAGTGGCAGCCAAGAGGAAGCTGGAGCTCAACAACTACGTCCACAACCTGATGAGGAGCTCCACGGAGGTCACCCAG TGTGACCTGGTGTACACCTTCTTTCATCCGATTGCACGGGATGAAAAGACGGAAGGTTTAGAAGCCAAAGCACCAG AACCTCCGCTGAGTCCCACTTCTGGACGGGTAGAAGGAGAAGTCAAGCTCTCGGTCTCCTACAGGAACAGCAATCTCTTCATAATGGTCATGCACATCAGGGATCTG GTTTCCGAAGAAGGAACGGATCCCAATCCATATGTGAAAACCTACCTGCTTCCAGATCCACACAAGACTTCCAAACGCAAGACTAAGATCTCAAGGAAAACCAGGAACCCTACTTTCAATGAGATG CTGGTGTACAGTGGCTACAGCAAGGAGACCCTGGGTCTGCGGGAGCTCCAGCTGAGCGTGCTCAGTGCCGAGTCGCTGCGTGAGAACTACTTCCTGGGCGGCATCACGCTCAGACTCAAAGACTTTGACCTCAGCAAGGAGACGGTCAAGTGGTACAAACTGACGGCCGTGCCCTATTTCTAA